AGGATCCCAAGTACCTCTCGATTATGCTCGGCACCGAGGCCCCGGTAAAATTCTTAAGAATCGTGACGACCTAGTTCAGCCGATAAGACGGAGCGATGCACTGCCCAAGCAATCTTATGATCCTGCCACGATCGCGCGGGATGTACTGATTGCTGCGGGAAGACACCCTACGGAGAAGCATCTAAACCATCATCTTGAAGCACTGCGCCGTAATTTTACCAAAATAGACTACAACGCAGACTTGGCAACGTTTCGTTGGGACCTGGTGGACACAAAGCAGCCTGGAACTCAAGCTGATCGCATGCCTCCGGTTCCTGCATCTCACATTCCACATCCTCAACCACCTCACCCTCAACCACCGCAGGCAGCAGCTTGGCAATCACTTTCATGTGACCCCACTTTCACAAATAGTCACGTGGCTTCACGTCATCACGCTTCAACACCAGCGCGTGACACACCGCCAAATCGTCAAGTCGCGATGCCAGAAAGGATCGACGCGCGTGTCCCTCTTGGCGGTTTGAGCCCTTGGGGTACTTTACCTTTCCAACCACCAACTTATCATactcctcaacaaagtcttttttCAAACTTGCCTTCTGGACTTCCCAGGATCGACCCTTTGTCTGCATCGCCGAAGTTCTCATCCCATCAATCCGTCCCCTTCTCAACCCCCCCACCGGCGCAACCCCAACCGGAATCCCAACGGCGACGACCCTCAACCACGAAAAGTGTAGCTTCGCCCAAACCCTCGCCTGCCAAAAAGCAAACCCCCAAATTTATAGTAAAGCCTAAACCTCAAGGGCAGGCGGTCAAGAGCCAGTTGAACTCTGGTCGGGCCGTCAAATCCCCAGAGGCAAGGCGTCTTCAGCCGCAGGTTGTTATTACACTCTCACCCGCCAAGATGCCCACGAAGAAAAGACCCGGCCGACCTCCCAAGAACCCAGCGAACAATATCGAAGTTGCTATCCATCGTGAACAGCAAGTGCAATATCAAGTCTTTCCCTGCAAATGGGAGGGTTGCGCTGCCGAACTTCATAACATTGACTCGGTCAAGGCCCACCTCATCAAAGTTCACATCCCGCATTCGCTCGTTTGCAAATGGATAGACTGTGGCAACAAGACGCCTATGGCTGCAGCTGATATGTTTACGCATCTGGTGAGCGAGCACGTGTCTAAGATGGCTTGGGCGCTTGGGGATGGACCAACGGTGCCAGTAACTGGTGAGAATCATAACTAGCTTGCGCTTGACACTCCTCCAAGGGATTGCTTTACACACGAAGTTTGTTTTTGATTTGAAGAACATGTCTAATCGGATGAATGTTTTAGCGGGAAACAAAACCAATCACCCTTCCGTTCTGGGCGACTGCAGTGCTCGCAAAGGGACCATGGTCTTGCCGGTAGATGAGCACCAGGTCAAGGCTTTTAGCAAGGCCCATGGGAAATCGACGGAGAAGACCAAGGCTCAAGCTCTGCTCGAAGCGGGACGACACTGGAAGCAACAGGTTGGCCCTGAAATGGATTGGAGCGACCGCCGTTTGTCTACGCCCGTTCGACAGAGCAGGGTACATTGTGGGGAGATGGCGTTTGTTGGGGAGAATTGATGGGGCTGTTTGACTTTTGTGATACCCTTGGCCCGTTTTCTTTCGGATTCAGTTCATCGCGTGGGGACTGGGGTTGAAAATCTACCATGATATGTCACCTTGCTATGGTGACTCACAACATTATGCATCTGGATGACACCTTGAGATGTTCTGGTTTATTATGAGATCTATACGATGGATTTCCCAGGAACCGCACAATTTAGAATTACTCAAAGAGCGTCGATGAATAAAGCCGTGAGATTGGCAATGATTGCCTTTCCCTCCAATTGATTGGACTGTAGTGTACAAATGGCTCGTGCCTGACTCGCTGGTAATTGTTAAATCAAATGATGTAGGCACTGGTATCTTGGGATTCCCGTTGGGTTCTTGTATTCCTTCTCTCCCACGCGTCGCAAATCGGATTTAATTCCCCTCCTCTAACACCTTGTCTGTGGACACCACTGATACAGCAGCCTCGGTCTTGATCTGGTTTGCTGATTCGGCAGACTCAGGTTCCTCCTCGCTGGAATTGACATCGAGGAAGTGGTATAGAACAATCATCATCATGGCGCAGGAGCCAAGGAGGATGGCGAGGCGGTAGAGGTCATCGTCGGAGATCATTGTGAAAGGAGGCCACGGAGAAGCGATGCAAATAGTCACAGATGAATTCAAGAGAGAAAACGACTGGAGAGAAAGCGTTGGGGAATGGGCGATTTAATCGGAGAAGACACGTCGGCCTGTAGTTCGAGGGACGCTACACAGTGTAGTTGTGTAATGGCGGGTGTCCTGACAGTAGGATTTCGGATGGTTCCCTCTGCAATGAATGTATAGAATTGAAAGGATTGAAAGGAAGAGAGTCAACAAGTGCAAGTTGTGACGGAGCAGTGTTGTGTTGACAAGGCCGGATGCTGGAGATGAGAGCTATCGGGTAATGTAAGTATATCGTACACGTTCTGTGTAATGTACTGTGTACTTGATTAAACGCTCGGATCATGACTTTCAAGGTATGTACTGTGATACTTTGGTATATTGACACTTTTGTCTCGCTTCTTACCTCCTTCACCTCTCAGCTCTGGGACTATCATGATCTCTCTGCCTACATAGGAATTTATACGACTTTTTTCTATgcaagagagaaagagacgTTCTCCCCTGTTTAACTAGTGCTCCCCCCTAGGTGCGTATTGCGAATTACCACCCGGGACATTGGAACATTGCAACATCTTTAATTCTCTCcccctcttcttttcccctcTATTCGTCTATCTCAGTCAAATCTACTTTCTCGCTACAGCCTCTCCTCTATGCGTCTTTCTTCACCATGACCGAATTGCAAGCTATTCCTGGGTCTAAACCGGGTCCCGCTTTACTGGCCTGTCTTCAGTGCCGACACAAACACCTCAAATGCGATGGCAGGACTCCCGTATGCAGCCGCTGTGAACACGCCCGATCCCCCTGCGAATATACCAAGTCTCGGAGAGGTTATAAGGGCCCATCGAAAAAGCGCCGCGCTAACTCTCCGGAGTACTTGCCCATGCATCCCAACCCGGTAGGCATGCTCGATGTCCCCGTGGATTGGACCTTGCAGGATGGCTTCACTTGTGCGCCAACCATACCATTTTCCTCCTCCACATCGACCAGTCCTGGACTGCACAGTCTTTCGAAGCCAACTGCTCCATCCGCCCGCCCGATAAACGGACCTTTGACTCCGGATTCTTCCTCTGCTGTCGGCGGGGATGGCTACCTGCTCGATATCTACTACAATTATTTTCACGCCGCCCATCCAATCCTGCCACCCCACCGACTACTATATCGCAGTGTGTTACCCGCATACCTGGAGCAGGTAATGAAGTTCATCGGTGCCCACTTCACTCCGGCCGCCTCGAGTGACACGTACCGGCCAACGGTTGTCACGTTGGTCCAAGAACAAATTGTGTCGGTGGAAAAGGTGCAGGCACTGCTTCTACTGGCGATTGTACTTCATTCGGACAATGAACGAGGCGAGGCCGGCGTTTGTCTAACCGCTGCAGTAGATTCAGCCTTCGAACTTGGCATGCATCAAGGAACGTTTGCGATCATTGCAAGCAGTGGGGATCCAATCCGTGCAGAGTCCCTGCGACGCACCTGGTGGGAGCTCTTCGTTATCGAGGGTCTCATGACTGCCCTCGGTGTGCAGCGCGAGTACCGAACCAACCAAGTGCCGCTCGAGGTCCCACTTCCATGCGAGGAGCGGATTTACCAGGACGCCCTACCGCCGCCACCGTCCCCGACCATTGCGCAATTTGACGGGCGCGTGTTTGCGGAAGAAGAGCGCGACTTTTCCTCATACTGTTATCGCATTGAATCTATACGGATTCTCGGTCGTGTGGTGGCCATGCAGGATATGACCGAAGGCCAGCAGGACTATGTGGAAGCTCTTGATGCGCGCATTGGTAGTTGGGGCCACCACTTGCCAGAGTCCAAGGAAGAGCTCTTGCGACCCGACGGGAGCGTGGATGAGATCATGTTCCAGGCGACCATGATGTTGAACGGCGCGGCCATCTACCTCAACTTCCCGCGGTCTGATCTTCTTTCATCTCCCGCCGTTGCCGCAGAAGTCATATGTGGCAACCATGGACCGATCAGTGTGCCTGCATTCTCCCACAATGAGCATGCCATGAAGGCTGCCAAGGCCGCCCGGGAGTTATCCCGCCTTGCTGCCTTCCGTCTGCCCGTTATCAAACACACTCCATTTTTCATCTGTGCACTCACTCTGAGCTCCATTGTCCAACTG
Above is a window of Penicillium digitatum chromosome 2, complete sequence DNA encoding:
- a CDS encoding Zinc finger, C2H2-type yields the protein MGGTAHQWQPQPSRHSILRPLPRGPPITPRLTRDPGEVPFLILPQHNRLLAGTRRRGVTTCRNSCAIRKSVTSVPGSQVPLDYARHRGPGKILKNRDDLVQPIRRSDALPKQSYDPATIARDVLIAAGRHPTEKHLNHHLEALRRNFTKIDYNADLATFRWDLVDTKQPGTQADRMPPVPASHIPHPQPPHPQPPQAAAWQSLSCDPTFTNSHVASRHHASTPARDTPPNRQVAMPERIDARVPLGGLSPWGTLPFQPPTYHTPQQSLFSNLPSGLPRIDPLSASPKFSSHQSVPFSTPPPAQPQPESQRRRPSTTKSVASPKPSPAKKQTPKFIVKPKPQGQAVKSQLNSGRAVKSPEARRLQPQVVITLSPAKMPTKKRPGRPPKNPANNIEVAIHREQQVQYQVFPCKWEGCAAELHNIDSVKAHLIKVHIPHSLVCKWIDCGNKTPMAAADMFTHLVSEHVSKMAWALGDGPTVPVTAGNKTNHPSVLGDCSARKGTMVLPVDEHQVKAFSKAHGKSTEKTKAQALLEAGRHWKQQVGPEMDWSDRRLSTPVRQSRVHCGEMAFVGEN
- a CDS encoding Oligosaccaryltransferase; this encodes MISDDDLYRLAILLGSCAMMMIVLYHFLDVNSSEEEPESAESANQIKTEAAARAICTLQSNQLEGKAIIANLTALFIDAL
- a CDS encoding Fungal transcriptional regulatory protein, N-terminal produces the protein MTELQAIPGSKPGPALLACLQCRHKHLKCDGRTPVCSRCEHARSPCEYTKSRRGYKGPSKKRRANSPEYLPMHPNPVGMLDVPVDWTLQDGFTCAPTIPFSSSTSTSPGLHSLSKPTAPSARPINGPLTPDSSSAVGGDGYLLDIYYNYFHAAHPILPPHRLLYRSVLPAYLEQVMKFIGAHFTPAASSDTYRPTVVTLVQEQIVSVEKVQALLLLAIVLHSDNERGEAGVCLTAAVDSAFELGMHQGTFAIIASSGDPIRAESLRRTWWELFVIEGLMTALGVQREYRTNQVPLEVPLPCEERIYQDALPPPPSPTIAQFDGRVFAEEERDFSSYCYRIESIRILGRVVAMQDMTEGQQDYVEALDARIGSWGHHLPESKEELLRPDGSVDEIMFQATMMLNGAAIYLNFPRSDLLSSPAVAAEVICGNHGPISVPAFSHNEHAMKAAKAARELSRLAAFRLPVIKHTPFFICALTLSSIVQLATCSVKAGQMPDPSRDRLALTIGVFKSLARTWAISQSIMRQIKAVARDVMDLGLRPTMDSLDLTTVLDNSQFWVDQSPS